In Callospermophilus lateralis isolate mCalLat2 chromosome 18, mCalLat2.hap1, whole genome shotgun sequence, one DNA window encodes the following:
- the Ca5a gene encoding carbonic anhydrase 5A, mitochondrial yields MFRVTVLGRDPCKPSAVAFLVKQMWGASQGHAARPARWCSQRPCTQRSQNEAGQVSKSGGTRQSPINIQPRDSVYDPHLQPLRVSYDPASCRCIWNTGYFFQVEFDDAAEQSGISGGPLENHYRLRQFHFHWGAVDERGSEHTVDGHTYPAELHLVHWNAAKYPAYEEAVLGEKGLAVLAVFLQVGARHEALQRLVDILPEIKHKDMRADMGPFNPSCLLPACQDYWTYSGSLTTPPLAESVTWIVQKQPVEVAASQVSAFRELLFSPLGEEEEIMVDNCRPRQPLMGRRVRSSFSPLKWG; encoded by the exons ATGTTCAGGGTCACGGTGCTGGGGAGGGACCCCTGCAAGCCCTCAGCTGTGGCCTTCTTGGTCAAGCAGATGTGGGGAGCTTCCCAAGGTCATGCAGCAAGGCCAGCACGATGGTGCTCCCAGCGTCCCTGCACCCAGAGAAGTCAGAATGAGGCAG GCCAGGTCTCCAAGTCAGGGGGCACCAGGCAATCTCCCATCAACATCCAGCCAAGGGACAGTGTCTACGACCCCCATCTGCAGCCgctcagagtgtcctatgaccccGCATCCTGTCGCTGCATCTGGAACACGGGCTACTTCTTCCAGGTAGAATTTGACGATGCTGCTGAGCAGTCAG GGATCAGCGGGGGGCCTTTGGAAAACCACTACAGACTGAGGCAGTTCCACTTCCACTGGGGAGCAGTGGACGAGCGGGGCTCGGAGCACACAGTGGACGGCCACACATACCCGGCAGAG CTGCACCTGGTTCACTGGAACGCTGCGAAGTACCCAGCTTATGAGGAAGCTGTCCTGGGGGAGAAGGGCCTGGCCGTGCTGGCCGTGTTCCTGCAG GTGGGGGCCCGCCACgaggccctgcagaggctggtggACATCTTGCCAGAAATAAAGCACAAG GACATGCGGGCGGACATGGGCCCCTTCAACCCCTCCTGTCTGCTGCCTGCCTGCCAGGATTACTGGACCTACTCGGGCTCCCTCACCACCCCGCCCCTGGCAGAATCCGTCACCTGGATCGTCCAGAAGCAGCCCGTCGAGGTGGCTGCAAGCCAG GTCTCCGCCTTCCGGGAGCTCCTGTTCTCCCCGCTTGGTGAAGAGGAGGAGATCATGGTGGACAACTGTCGCCCACGCCAGCCCCTGATGGGCCGGAGGGTCCGCTCGTCCTTCAGCCCACTGAAGTGGGGATGA